The Lactuca sativa cultivar Salinas chromosome 2, Lsat_Salinas_v11, whole genome shotgun sequence genome includes a window with the following:
- the LOC128132394 gene encoding uncharacterized protein LOC128132394 — protein MGLEEAVADPAVVTVFPATGTFELKGHILALLKEIPFTGKDHEDAYKHLDEVNDVADYFNVPNVPRETQLLHMLPVTLKGAAKDWLKSLPPRSITTWAQLKEEFIDQFCPPSKISKLKKAIANFEQQAGESLYEAWERYKSLLRNSPHHDLNSQQEVSIFYDGVNVITRQLLDSQGPLTKKAPPVIKQLIEEFSKHSTEYHNPRNDVTRGSAYAASEDLSAVMAMLKNLDRRMDKMDQTIHAIRVRCENCNGPHLTRDCDLDENGNKKVQKEWLPYEEYKKAKEEKYRQKGRGFYQKEEPAQERKPSLEEMLTKFVAASEKRHSDHDAAIQETRTMLRNQQASIHNIETQLGQLAKKSTKDHRANFRVKPKITHEART, from the exons tttttCCCGCAACTGGTACTTTTGAGCTTAAGGGTCATATCCTAGCTTTACTCAAAGAGATTCCTTTCACTGGAAAAGAtcacgaagacgcctacaagcacTTGGATGAAGTTAATGATGTAGCTGATTATTTCAATGTTCCTAACGTGCCTCGGGAAACTCAACTACTTCACATGCTTCCGGTTACTTTGAagggtgctgcaaaggattggctcaagtcactaCCCCCCAGATCCATCACTACATGGGCCCAgctgaaagaagagttcattgatCAATTCTGCCCACCATCCAAGATATCCAAGCTCAAGAAAGCCATagccaactttgaacaacaagctggagagtcaCTATATGAAGCTTGGGAGAGGTACAAGAGCTTGCTAAGGAATTCCCCACATCACGACCTCAATAGTCAGCAAGaagtctccatcttttatgatggagtaaaTGTTATAACAAGGCAGTTACTTGACTCGCAAGGTCCACTTACGAAGAAGGCACCTCCAGTGATAAAgcagctaattgaagaattctctaagcattctacaGAATACCATAATCCAAGAAATGATGTGACACGGGGATCCGCCTATGCAGCTTCAGAAGACTTATCAGCAGTGATGGCCATGTTGAAAAACTTGGATAGGAGGATGGACAAAATGGACCAAACGATACATGCTATACGGGTGAGGTGTGAAAACTGCAATGGGCCTCATCTTACTAGAGACTGCGACTTGGATGAAAATGGCAACAAGAAGGTGCAA AAAGAGTGGCTcccttatgaagagtacaagaaggctaaggaggagaagtACAGGCAGAAAGGAAGAGGTttttaccaaaaggaggagccagcacaagaaagaaaaccaagtttggaagAGATGCTTACCAAATTTGTAGCTGCTTCAGAAAAGAGACATAGCGATCATGATGCTGCAATTCAAGAAACAAGAACCATGCTTAGAAACCAGCAAGCATCTATCCACAACATAGAAACGCAGCTAGGGCAACTTGCTAAAAAATCAACCAAAGATCACCGGGCGAACTTCCGAGTAAAACCGAAAATAACCCACGAGGCGCGCACATAA